The Culex quinquefasciatus strain JHB chromosome 2, VPISU_Cqui_1.0_pri_paternal, whole genome shotgun sequence genome contains the following window.
tcacaCCAGAGTGATTTAAACCGCACGCGTGCGACGACAATCGACTTCCGATCTAATTTTAATTCAGCGGCCATCACCAGCAAATCACGGCTTGCCTTGATTGAAGCTCGGTTCGATTTGATTGAAGAAATTACCCTACACTTTAAATTACCTACTAGCACCATGTCGTTGAGAAATAACTTCATGCAAACTAGTTGAACAACCAATTTTTGACATCACTCTTTCCGAGGAAAATTCTACTTTTCAAGCGGGAGTGATTTAACAGTACGCAATTGCATTCTTATGCAATCAAATTAATCAACCGCCGCGGTGCAGAGAACCAACAATCGACAGCCGATCATGGCATTCTGTGATCTTCAACTGTGCAACTCGATTTGAATCAAACGAGCCAACACAAATTTAGTTGACTGAAATTTAGTTCAATCGATATAAAGTAATTTTTGCTATCACTCTTTGCGTCGAGAAACTTGATTGTTTTGCGAACAAGagtgatttttatcatttcataAAAGGCTGATTTGAAGAAGGAAACTATTAAGTAATTGTACTCAAATATTACCACCTTTCGGCGAATAACGCTCACGAAACGTGGTTTCAAAAATTAGATACGTTTAATATTTAAAGCTGTGTAAGGATTTTAATCATTAGCTCAGTACTTGTTTTGGAATCAGCCGCAACGTCATACTTCAATTTGGTGGATAATGCACACCAAAAGATGAGCAATTGTAGAACGAAGCATGCCATGCTCAGTTGGTGATCGCAGCTTGATCGAGCAATCGCGAGCATGCGCGCTTGCTTGGATtagaattgaatttaaattgacTTCAATCGATTTATTCTTACAATAGTTCGATGTTTAGTACCAACTCTTTTTTCGACTGTAAAAATGGTGATTTGTGCGTGTATTCCAAGGGGATCGCCGTTTTCGCACTCGTACTGATCCGGAACTTGCTCAACATCGTTGCCAGGCCCACCTTGGATTGCAGAATGGCAAATCGGAAGCCAATGCACGCCCGAGGACCATCTCCGAAGGTCAGGAATGAGTTTGGGTGGCGTTTGGCAGCTTCCTCTGGCAAGAATCGATCCGGGTTGAACTTCAGCGGTTCCGGGTAGAGTTGTGGGTCGCGATGAATCGCAAACACTGGGATGTGGATCTTCGTACCTTTCGGTATGGTCACATCGGTGTCGGGGATTTTGTAGCTTTGGGAGGATTTCCGCTCCAGAACCGGTACCGCGGGGTAAAGGCGGAGAGTTTCTATAATGAAACTTGGTTGAAAAACTGATTCAAAGATGAATTGGCTTACCAACCGTTGATACACTGATCCAAGTACTGCATATCGTTCACCGCTTCGTAGGTCAGTCCACCATGCGTCTCGATCGCCTTCAGGACACTCTCTCGAGCCTTCTCCTGACATTCCGGGTTTCGCGCCAATTCATAAAGACAATACGTTTGATTTGCCGAGGACGTCTCAAATCCCGCCACGAAAAACACAAGCGACTGCGCCGCGACCTCGTCCAGCGTAAGTTCACCCTTGTTCTTCAACTCGATCAGACTGCTCATAAAGTCCTTTCGGTTGATCGAGTGTTTCTGGCGGTAATCGATCGTATCGGCCACGAGCTTGTGGAAGAACTGTGTCGCGTTAGAATCCAACGTTTTCACTCGGAGCAGGTTCCCGAGCTCGGGGAAAAGTTTCCAGAAAATCCGCATCGTTCCAGCATGCCGCTGCTCGTTGACGATCTTATGTCCAAACTCTCTGAACTCGTTGTTGGGCTCCAAAAACGAGTTGCACTCAATTCCAAACGCACAGCTTCCGATCACATCGGTTGTGAATCTTGCAAAAGCATCCTTCACACCAATTTCACTACCAACTCCAGCAATTTTCGTAAGATATTCCCCAAAACTATCTCCAACCGCCTTCAAGGTAGGAAACATGATCTTCAGCTTCCCAGAAGTGAACGTTGGTGAGAGTCGCGTTCGCAGCGATCGCCACTTTTCACCTTCGATGCTGAATATGTGCGCACTCAGCGGATCATCCCTCGCGTTGTAGTATACGCCACGACTCGGAAAGGAGTTAAAGTCCTTGATCAACATGGTCTTGATCAGGTCAATATCGGTGATCATCAGCAGGGGTTGAAGAAAGAAGTAAAGTCCGAAAAATCGACCACGATCCTTCATCGCGTTGTACTGCTTGACGGAGATATCTGCGACGGATAGCTGGTCAGCTTCGTGGAAGTTTCCGGCAGGGAATTGTGGCTTGATGAAGGGGACATTTTGGCGGGACCAGAAGGTGATCTTTCTCCAAACGGCGATTGAGCAGAGGATAAGAAGGGACACGATCAGAATAATCAACTCTACGTACATTTTGAATTACTCAAAATGATTCGAATTTGAAACACAAACTATATGTCTTAATAACAAGAGCCTAAGATATGCTGTTTGATGTGCGTACAACAACATTCAAGTCGTAACTGATAGCAAACGCATTGCAAAAGCTATTGATTGCGCTGATCAATCTAACGCATTGGCTTGTTTCACCTTGATGAGGTATCTAACACCATGTTTGTTTGTAGATTTTATGTGTTCAAAGGATGTAGCTATGGCTTTGAagttaaatgggatttaaaccGAAAATTGGtgctttttatgttttgttattttttaaccctttgaCAATTTCGGTATTTTTCGatattcgagtctggactgtattaacaTTCCCATTCTCTAAAACCAAACCATGGAATATTTATTataagccgttgatcattttcgatgataattgatcatcactctaaaatgccctgtattgaattcaatttcacgaatttcttcactaaaatgaatcagcctgtgccggttgttgccttcttgaagtttctgaaggaatttttgatctaaatccaagttggcaatcattgattaatgacgatttccataacttagcaaggaaatgtcaaaatattgatagcgacgcaAAATGCGAAAAATCTTGGCAATGGACTTCacgttaacgtgaagacttccatcattgcaatgatttttcattcaaagatataaattttgcgtcgctatcaatattttgacaaaattctttcaacaagttgtttagaatagtgccctacacatgctgattccttttggtaacgattatcccattccttgttaagttatggaaatcgtcattaatcaatgattgccaactaggacgtcaatgactgtgccacaaaattatataacttttgaagcacaattgatttagatcaaaaattccttcagtggcttcaagatggcaacaaccggcacatgttgattcattttggtgcttaaatttgttaaattgaatttaatacagaatattttatagtgatgatcaaattt
Protein-coding sequences here:
- the LOC6034522 gene encoding cytochrome P450 6a2 codes for the protein MYVELIILIVSLLILCSIAVWRKITFWSRQNVPFIKPQFPAGNFHEADQLSVADISVKQYNAMKDRGRFFGLYFFLQPLLMITDIDLIKTMLIKDFNSFPSRGVYYNARDDPLSAHIFSIEGEKWRSLRTRLSPTFTSGKLKIMFPTLKAVGDSFGEYLTKIAGVGSEIGVKDAFARFTTDVIGSCAFGIECNSFLEPNNEFREFGHKIVNEQRHAGTMRIFWKLFPELGNLLRVKTLDSNATQFFHKLVADTIDYRQKHSINRKDFMSSLIELKNKGELTLDEVAAQSLVFFVAGFETSSANQTYCLYELARNPECQEKARESVLKAIETHGGLTYEAVNDMQYLDQCINETLRLYPAVPVLERKSSQSYKIPDTDVTIPKGTKIHIPVFAIHRDPQLYPEPLKFNPDRFLPEEAAKRHPNSFLTFGDGPRACIGFRFAILQSKVGLATMLSKFRISTSAKTAIPLEYTHKSPFLQSKKELVLNIELL